From Streptomyces sp. 6-11-2, one genomic window encodes:
- the katG gene encoding catalase/peroxidase HPI, with amino-acid sequence MNPGGACNRDWWPGRLDLAVLRKHPAMADPMGERFDYAAEFRTLDLDAVARDVDEVLTTSQEWWPADFGHYGPLVIRMVWHCAGTYRVDDGRGGAGAGMQRFAPLNSWPDNRNLDKARRLLWPVKKKYGRKISWPDLMVFAGNRALETMGFTTFGFAGGRAEVWEPDEDVYWGPERAWLGDERHGGVRKLESPLAADQMGLIYVNPEGPNTVPDPLTAARDIRETFRRMGMNDEETVALIAGGHTFGKTHGVADPDTCLGPEPERAPLEQQGLGWKSGYGTGKGADAISSGLEGTWTPTPTRWDNGFLETLFGYEWELELSPGGLWQWIPRDGGGAGTVPDAHDPSATHAPTILTTDLALRSDPVYEPIARRFLEHPDQLADAFARSWFKLTHLDMGPVRRYLGPLVPRETLRWQDPVPAVDDESVGAADIAALKSRVLASGLSVSQLVSTAWASASTFRVSDKRGGANGARIRLEPQRNWEVNDPGTLAGVLRTLEGIQESFNSAQTGDKRISLADLIVLGGAVAVEQAARTAGHDVQVPFAPGRTDAAQEWTDVESFAPLEPAADGFRNYRGKGGRLPSEHSLVDRANLLDLSAPEMTVLVGGLRVLGANHRQSPLGVFTSAPGSLTNDFFVNLLDMGTEWSPTSATGETFEGRDRATGEVKWTGSRVDLVFGSDSELRALAEVYASDDARERFVRDFVAAWDKVMNLDRYDLA; translated from the coding sequence ATGAACCCCGGGGGCGCGTGCAACCGCGACTGGTGGCCGGGCCGGCTCGACCTGGCCGTCCTCCGGAAGCACCCCGCCATGGCCGACCCCATGGGCGAGCGCTTCGACTACGCCGCGGAGTTCCGGACGCTCGACCTCGACGCCGTGGCGCGGGACGTCGACGAGGTGCTGACGACATCGCAGGAGTGGTGGCCGGCCGACTTCGGCCACTACGGGCCGCTCGTGATCCGGATGGTGTGGCATTGCGCCGGGACGTACCGCGTCGACGACGGCCGCGGTGGCGCGGGCGCCGGCATGCAGCGTTTCGCGCCGCTGAACAGCTGGCCGGACAACCGCAACCTCGACAAGGCGCGCCGGCTGCTGTGGCCGGTGAAGAAGAAGTACGGCCGCAAGATCTCCTGGCCGGACCTGATGGTCTTCGCGGGCAACCGCGCCCTGGAGACGATGGGCTTCACGACCTTCGGCTTCGCCGGCGGCCGGGCGGAGGTCTGGGAGCCCGACGAGGACGTCTACTGGGGTCCCGAGCGCGCCTGGCTCGGCGACGAACGCCACGGGGGCGTCCGGAAGCTGGAGAGTCCGCTGGCCGCCGACCAGATGGGCCTCATCTACGTCAACCCGGAGGGTCCGAACACCGTCCCGGACCCGCTCACCGCCGCCCGGGACATCCGCGAGACGTTCCGGCGCATGGGGATGAACGACGAGGAGACCGTCGCTCTGATCGCGGGCGGCCACACGTTCGGCAAGACCCACGGCGTGGCCGACCCGGACACCTGCCTCGGCCCCGAACCCGAGCGCGCCCCGCTCGAACAGCAGGGCCTGGGCTGGAAGAGCGGGTACGGCACGGGAAAGGGAGCGGACGCCATCTCCAGCGGGCTGGAAGGCACGTGGACGCCCACCCCGACGAGGTGGGACAACGGCTTCCTCGAGACCCTGTTCGGCTACGAGTGGGAGCTGGAGCTGAGTCCCGGCGGTCTGTGGCAGTGGATCCCGAGGGACGGCGGCGGGGCCGGCACCGTGCCGGACGCCCACGACCCGTCGGCGACCCACGCCCCGACGATCCTGACGACGGACCTCGCGCTGCGGTCGGATCCGGTCTACGAGCCGATCGCGCGGCGCTTCCTGGAGCACCCGGACCAGCTCGCGGACGCGTTCGCACGCTCCTGGTTCAAGCTGACGCACCTCGACATGGGCCCGGTCCGGCGCTACCTCGGGCCGCTGGTCCCCCGGGAGACGCTGCGCTGGCAGGACCCGGTCCCCGCCGTGGACGACGAATCGGTCGGGGCGGCGGACATCGCCGCGCTCAAGAGCCGGGTCCTCGCCTCCGGGCTGTCGGTCTCCCAGCTCGTCTCGACGGCGTGGGCGTCGGCCTCGACGTTCCGCGTCAGCGACAAGCGGGGCGGGGCGAACGGCGCGCGCATCCGCCTGGAGCCGCAGCGGAACTGGGAGGTCAACGACCCCGGCACGCTGGCAGGGGTGCTGCGCACCCTGGAGGGGATCCAGGAATCCTTCAACAGCGCCCAGACCGGGGACAAGAGGATCTCGCTGGCCGACCTCATCGTGCTCGGCGGGGCCGTCGCCGTCGAGCAGGCCGCCAGGACCGCCGGCCACGACGTCCAGGTCCCCTTCGCACCGGGGCGCACGGACGCCGCCCAGGAGTGGACCGACGTGGAGTCCTTCGCCCCGCTGGAGCCGGCCGCGGACGGGTTCCGCAACTACCGCGGCAAAGGCGGCCGACTGCCGTCGGAGCACTCGCTGGTCGACCGTGCGAACCTGCTGGACCTGAGCGCGCCCGAGATGACCGTCCTCGTGGGTGGCCTGCGGGTGCTGGGCGCCAACCATCGGCAGTCGCCGCTGGGTGTCTTCACCTCGGCGCCCGGGTCGCTGACCAACGACTTCTTCGTGAATCTGCTCGACATGGGCACGGAATGGAGCCCGACGTCCGCGACCGGGGAAACCTTCGAGGGCCGCGACCGCGCCACCGGCGAGGTCAAGTGGACCGGCAGCCGCGTCGACCTCGTCTTCGGCTCGGACTCCGAGCTGCGTGCCCTCGCCGAGGTCTACGCGAGCGACGACGCGCGGGAGAGGTTCGTGCGGGACTTCGTCGCCGCGTGGGACAAGGTCATGAACCTCGATCGGTACGACCTCGCCTGA
- a CDS encoding MSMEG_3727 family PQQ-associated protein, whose translation MTTAQERSSLLDKIGLAGQNKAALGQVLGTGSIGQATVRPDGRMEATIRIHPDELAWDPSILVMPHGGDIELELVNDDRNTHCALLPSNGDRKFIWLVNHSRGRAALNLDGPGYYWFGSPTGNDEGRGLTGAIVVMGDAPPEARLDRPEQPRP comes from the coding sequence ATGACGACCGCGCAGGAACGGTCCAGCCTCCTTGACAAGATCGGGTTGGCCGGACAGAACAAGGCAGCGCTGGGGCAAGTGCTGGGAACCGGAAGCATTGGGCAGGCCACCGTGAGGCCGGACGGCCGCATGGAGGCCACCATTCGCATCCACCCGGACGAGCTGGCCTGGGATCCCTCCATTCTGGTCATGCCCCATGGAGGCGATATCGAGCTCGAACTCGTCAATGACGACCGGAACACGCACTGTGCGCTCCTGCCCAGCAATGGCGACCGGAAGTTCATCTGGCTGGTGAACCATTCGCGAGGACGGGCGGCCCTCAACCTCGACGGACCGGGCTACTACTGGTTCGGCTCCCCCACCGGCAATGACGAGGGCCGGGGTCTGACCGGGGCCATCGTCGTCATGGGTGACGCTCCGCCGGAGGCCCGCCTCGACCGGCCCGAACAGCCGCGGCCGTAG
- a CDS encoding PQQ-dependent dehydrogenase, methanol/ethanol family, which yields MAVEYVDAGWAVDQGSLSGKVAGGDIAPPVVAGVDYERLLNAREEPQNWLTYYGAYDGQRYSPLDQINTETVKRMVPAWVFQAGTTGLIAGASTYSFEAAPIVVDGVMFLSGWDGWVWALDAKTGVEIWRYKHAVPFDVSLCCGNVNRGVAVAQGKVFFVTANARVLALDATTGKRVWDRTYGDVRAGESATLAPLVVKNLLIVGSSGGEFGVRGHLDAFDLETGEHQWRCYTVPKPGEPGSETWPADGEAWARGGANCWVTGTFDPETNLLYVGTGNPAPDFDGAVREGDNLFTDSIIAIDVDSGQIRWHYQCTPHDVWDYDSIAECILFERDGRKLLGHFDKNGYFFVLDRTNGARVGITPFVDRITWGAITRDGQVTAKAYPDEEGVPVHFYPGPAGAKEWTHAAYSPKTGLFYVPVQDTGATATRRRREFKESIPYWGAGVQVDIEDMAGSISAFDASGEEKWRWRNELPMCASVLATGGDLVFAGEASGEFNALDARTGELLWQFQCGSGHHSSPTAYMVDGRQYIAVPVGWGGWAEGFLPGMLGAGHGSALMVFALPESP from the coding sequence ATGGCCGTCGAGTACGTGGACGCGGGCTGGGCCGTCGACCAGGGAAGCCTGAGCGGCAAGGTCGCGGGCGGGGACATCGCGCCGCCCGTGGTGGCCGGCGTCGACTACGAACGCCTGCTCAACGCCCGCGAGGAGCCCCAGAACTGGCTCACCTACTACGGCGCCTACGACGGGCAGCGGTACAGCCCGCTGGACCAGATCAACACGGAGACCGTCAAGCGCATGGTCCCCGCATGGGTCTTCCAGGCCGGCACGACCGGACTGATCGCGGGCGCGTCGACCTACTCCTTCGAGGCAGCCCCGATCGTCGTCGACGGGGTCATGTTCCTCTCCGGCTGGGACGGCTGGGTCTGGGCCCTCGACGCGAAGACGGGTGTGGAGATCTGGCGGTACAAGCACGCGGTCCCCTTCGACGTGTCCCTGTGCTGCGGGAACGTCAACCGCGGGGTCGCCGTGGCGCAGGGGAAGGTCTTCTTCGTCACCGCGAACGCCCGTGTGCTCGCGCTCGACGCCACCACCGGCAAGCGGGTCTGGGACAGGACCTACGGAGACGTCCGCGCCGGGGAGAGCGCCACCCTCGCCCCGCTGGTCGTGAAGAACCTGCTCATCGTCGGCAGTTCCGGCGGCGAGTTCGGCGTACGGGGCCACCTCGACGCGTTCGACCTCGAGACAGGCGAGCACCAGTGGCGCTGCTACACGGTGCCGAAGCCCGGGGAGCCCGGCTCGGAGACCTGGCCCGCCGACGGCGAGGCCTGGGCCCGGGGCGGGGCGAACTGCTGGGTCACCGGCACCTTCGACCCGGAGACGAACCTGCTGTACGTCGGCACCGGCAACCCGGCGCCCGACTTCGACGGAGCCGTCCGCGAGGGCGACAACCTCTTCACCGACAGCATCATCGCCATCGACGTGGACAGCGGTCAGATCCGCTGGCACTACCAGTGCACCCCGCACGACGTGTGGGACTACGACAGCATCGCCGAGTGCATCCTGTTCGAGCGGGACGGGCGCAAACTGCTCGGGCACTTCGACAAGAACGGCTACTTCTTCGTCCTCGACCGCACGAACGGCGCGAGGGTCGGGATCACCCCCTTCGTGGACCGCATCACCTGGGGAGCGATCACGAGGGACGGCCAGGTGACGGCGAAGGCGTACCCGGACGAGGAGGGAGTGCCGGTCCACTTCTACCCGGGTCCGGCCGGTGCCAAGGAATGGACGCACGCGGCCTACAGCCCGAAGACCGGGCTCTTCTACGTCCCGGTCCAGGACACCGGGGCCACGGCCACCCGGCGGCGCCGGGAGTTCAAGGAGAGCATTCCGTACTGGGGCGCGGGCGTTCAGGTGGACATCGAGGACATGGCCGGGTCCATCAGCGCGTTCGACGCGAGCGGCGAGGAGAAGTGGCGGTGGCGCAACGAACTCCCGATGTGCGCCTCGGTGCTGGCCACCGGCGGTGATCTGGTGTTCGCCGGTGAGGCCTCCGGGGAGTTCAACGCGCTCGACGCCCGTACCGGGGAACTGCTGTGGCAGTTCCAGTGCGGAAGCGGCCACCACAGCAGCCCGACCGCCTACATGGTCGACGGCAGGCAGTACATCGCCGTGCCCGTCGGCTGGGGCGGATGGGCCGAGGGATTCCTCCCCGGCATGCTCGGCGCGGGGCACGGAAGCGCCCTGATGGTCTTCGCCCTCCCGGAATCGCCGTAG
- the pqqA gene encoding pyrroloquinoline quinone precursor peptide PqqA: MESQLEVLEALEVWEPPEFEEIAVAAEVTMYVARMED, translated from the coding sequence ATGGAGTCTCAGCTCGAAGTGCTGGAAGCGCTCGAAGTGTGGGAGCCGCCCGAGTTCGAGGAGATCGCGGTCGCGGCCGAGGTGACCATGTACGTCGCCCGGATGGAGGACTAG
- the pqqB gene encoding pyrroloquinoline quinone biosynthesis protein PqqB: MLLRVLGSAAGGGSPQWNCGCPVCVAVRSRGLARTQSSVAVSADGRRWFLINASPDVRAQIEAFPALHPRDDRTTPLEAVLLTDAELDHTLGLLLLREARALRLYATPAVRETLCVGSGILRTLERYCPVEWRAVPPGAGLALALADGLSCRAFDVPTGKRDRFGTGQDHGRVVGYRLTDERTGGTLVYLPGVQSLAPAVRGEIEGCACLLIDGTCWSDDELIRLGLAGRTSREMGHLPIDGPDGSLAQLPSLGVRRTVFVHMNNTNPILLEDTPERRIVEKSGMEVATDGLEVQV, from the coding sequence GTGTTGCTGCGCGTGCTGGGCTCGGCGGCGGGGGGCGGCTCCCCGCAGTGGAACTGCGGCTGCCCGGTGTGCGTCGCGGTCCGCTCCCGGGGCCTCGCGCGCACCCAGTCGTCGGTCGCGGTCAGCGCCGACGGCCGCCGGTGGTTCCTCATCAACGCCTCGCCCGACGTCCGCGCCCAGATCGAAGCCTTCCCCGCACTGCACCCGCGTGACGACCGGACGACGCCGCTGGAGGCGGTGCTCCTCACCGACGCCGAGCTGGACCACACGCTGGGCCTGCTGCTGTTGCGCGAGGCCCGCGCCCTGCGGCTGTACGCCACACCGGCGGTGCGCGAGACCCTGTGCGTCGGCTCGGGAATCCTGCGCACGCTCGAACGCTACTGCCCGGTCGAGTGGCGGGCGGTGCCCCCCGGCGCCGGCCTGGCCCTGGCCCTGGCGGACGGGCTGTCCTGCCGGGCGTTCGACGTGCCCACCGGCAAACGCGACCGGTTCGGAACCGGGCAGGACCACGGCCGCGTAGTGGGCTACCGGCTGACCGACGAGCGCACCGGCGGGACGCTGGTGTACCTGCCGGGGGTGCAGTCGCTGGCGCCGGCGGTGCGCGGGGAGATCGAGGGCTGCGCATGCCTGCTGATCGACGGGACCTGCTGGAGCGACGACGAACTCATTCGGCTCGGCCTGGCCGGCAGGACGTCCAGGGAGATGGGCCATCTGCCCATCGACGGCCCGGACGGCAGCCTGGCGCAGCTCCCGTCGCTGGGCGTGCGGCGGACGGTCTTCGTGCACATGAACAACACCAACCCGATCCTTCTGGAGGACACTCCCGAGCGTCGTATCGTGGAGAAGAGCGGCATGGAAGTGGCTACGGACGGCCTAGAGGTCCAGGTGTAG
- the pqqC gene encoding pyrroloquinoline-quinone synthase PqqC codes for MTTTTTRTGADGFVEALRAHSRRYHDQHPFHVRMNAGRLSRRQVRGWVANRFYYQENIPRKDAAILSNCPDLEVRRRWIRRITDHDGTAAGEGGIEAWLRLGEAAGLTREEVRDHRHLVPGVRFAVDAYVNFARTRPWVEAVASSLTELFAPDLMAARLAAFERWYPWIDPEGLAYFRTRLEQAPRDCEHALEVVTAHCLSAESQARAVDALSFKCDVLWSLMDAVDQAYPE; via the coding sequence GTGACGACAACGACCACGAGAACCGGCGCCGACGGCTTCGTCGAGGCGTTGCGGGCCCACTCGCGGCGCTACCACGACCAGCACCCGTTCCACGTCCGGATGAACGCCGGCCGGCTGAGCCGCCGGCAGGTGCGGGGCTGGGTGGCCAACCGCTTCTACTACCAGGAGAACATCCCCCGCAAGGACGCCGCGATCCTCTCCAACTGCCCCGACCTGGAGGTCCGGCGCCGCTGGATCCGGCGGATCACCGACCACGACGGCACCGCCGCCGGCGAGGGCGGCATCGAGGCGTGGCTGCGCCTCGGCGAGGCCGCGGGGCTGACCCGCGAGGAGGTCCGGGACCACCGGCACCTGGTGCCCGGGGTGCGGTTCGCCGTCGACGCCTACGTGAACTTCGCCCGGACCCGCCCGTGGGTGGAGGCGGTGGCGTCCTCGCTCACCGAGCTGTTCGCGCCCGATCTGATGGCGGCGCGGCTGGCCGCGTTCGAGCGGTGGTACCCGTGGATCGACCCCGAGGGCCTCGCCTACTTCCGTACCCGGCTGGAGCAGGCGCCCCGCGACTGCGAGCACGCCCTCGAAGTGGTCACGGCGCACTGCCTCTCCGCCGAGTCCCAGGCACGCGCCGTCGACGCGCTGTCGTTCAAGTGCGACGTCCTGTGGAGCCTGATGGACGCCGTCGACCAGGCCTATCCGGAGTGA
- the pqqD gene encoding pyrroloquinoline quinone biosynthesis peptide chaperone PqqD: MDPTPTGTTRTTSGTRPFVEVSGTDRPRLARHVRLAYSRTRQRPVLLHPETVVVLNGSGAEILKLCDGRHTVAEIMAELGTRYESVPDDQVRRFLARLVARRWVELADG; encoded by the coding sequence ATGGACCCGACCCCCACCGGAACGACCCGGACCACATCCGGGACCCGCCCCTTCGTCGAGGTGTCCGGCACGGACCGGCCCCGCCTGGCGCGCCATGTGCGGCTGGCCTACTCCCGGACCAGGCAGCGTCCGGTCCTGCTGCACCCCGAGACGGTGGTGGTGCTCAACGGCAGCGGCGCGGAGATCCTCAAGCTGTGCGACGGGCGGCACACCGTGGCCGAGATCATGGCCGAGCTGGGCACACGCTACGAGTCCGTCCCCGACGACCAGGTGCGGCGGTTCCTGGCCCGGCTCGTGGCCCGGCGCTGGGTGGAGCTCGCCGATGGATAG
- the pqqE gene encoding pyrroloquinoline quinone biosynthesis protein PqqE, which translates to MDSPFGLLAELTYRCPLACPYCSNPLNLGDYRDELTTDEWRRVLAEAGDLGVLQCHLSGGEPLLRRDLEEIVADAHDLGLYTNLITSAVGFSRPKAERLRAAGLDHVQVSIQADEPAVSDRIAGIPSFERKVEAMGVVKELGWPLTVNVVLHRYNIDRVADVLGLAEKAGADRVELANTQYYGWAWRNRDALLPSRAQLQAAEVVVRAARERLRDRMDVIYVLPDYYSRYPKPCMSGWASRQLTVTPNGDVLPCPAAQSLPLPRASVREDSLARIWAESPVMTAFRGTDWMPEPCRSCPRREVDFGGCRCQAFLLTGDAARTDPVCHLSPDHDLVARAVEAANAGSRAEALRLIPRSHRGRRPDRAGRAASGAE; encoded by the coding sequence ATGGATAGCCCGTTCGGGTTGCTCGCCGAGCTCACCTACCGCTGCCCGCTGGCCTGCCCGTACTGCTCCAACCCGCTGAACCTGGGCGACTACCGGGACGAGCTGACCACCGACGAGTGGCGGCGGGTGCTGGCCGAGGCGGGCGATCTGGGGGTGCTCCAGTGCCACCTGTCCGGCGGGGAGCCGCTGCTGCGGCGCGACCTGGAGGAGATCGTGGCGGACGCCCACGACCTGGGTCTCTACACCAACCTCATCACCAGCGCCGTCGGGTTCTCGCGTCCGAAGGCCGAGCGGCTGCGGGCCGCCGGCCTGGACCACGTGCAGGTCAGCATCCAGGCCGACGAGCCGGCCGTGTCCGACCGGATCGCCGGGATCCCGTCCTTCGAGCGCAAGGTCGAGGCGATGGGCGTGGTCAAGGAGCTGGGCTGGCCGCTCACCGTGAACGTGGTGCTGCACCGGTACAACATCGACCGCGTCGCCGACGTCCTCGGGCTGGCCGAGAAGGCGGGCGCCGACCGGGTGGAGCTGGCCAACACCCAGTACTACGGCTGGGCCTGGCGGAACCGTGACGCGCTGCTGCCGAGCCGGGCCCAGCTCCAGGCGGCCGAGGTCGTCGTACGGGCCGCCCGCGAGCGGTTGCGGGACCGGATGGACGTCATCTACGTCCTGCCCGACTACTACAGCCGCTACCCGAAGCCCTGCATGAGCGGCTGGGCCTCCCGGCAGCTGACCGTGACGCCGAACGGTGACGTCCTGCCCTGCCCGGCCGCCCAGTCCCTGCCGTTGCCGCGGGCCAGCGTGCGGGAGGACTCGCTGGCGCGGATCTGGGCCGAGTCCCCGGTGATGACCGCGTTCCGGGGTACCGACTGGATGCCGGAACCGTGCCGGAGCTGTCCCCGGCGGGAGGTGGACTTCGGCGGGTGCCGCTGCCAGGCGTTCCTGCTCACCGGCGACGCCGCCCGCACCGACCCGGTCTGCCATCTGTCGCCCGACCACGACCTGGTCGCCCGGGCGGTCGAGGCCGCCAACGCCGGCTCGCGCGCCGAGGCCCTTCGGCTGATCCCCCGCTCGCACCGGGGCCGCCGGCCGGATCGAGCGGGCCGGGCCGCCTCCGGGGCCGAGTGA
- a CDS encoding manganese efflux pump encodes MLGLGFVLGLDNFRVSIALGTVPFGLKRAMQVALTFGLWDAVMPLVGLLIGREIGEAVGGVADVVGAVALGGYGLYLVISSLRNPEPDELDQPWALFGIPLTLSLDNLVAGASLGILGLSPWFSAPVFGLITAVMSLIGLQLGRAAARLVRIRADLVSGVSLIIAAAVLPLVFGG; translated from the coding sequence ATGCTGGGCCTGGGTTTCGTACTCGGCCTGGACAATTTCCGGGTGTCGATAGCGCTCGGCACCGTCCCCTTCGGTCTGAAGCGCGCGATGCAGGTCGCGCTGACCTTCGGGCTGTGGGACGCGGTCATGCCGCTGGTCGGGCTGCTCATCGGCCGTGAAATCGGGGAGGCCGTCGGGGGCGTCGCCGATGTGGTGGGCGCGGTCGCGCTCGGCGGGTACGGCCTCTACCTCGTCATCTCGTCCCTCCGGAACCCCGAGCCGGACGAGCTGGACCAGCCGTGGGCGCTGTTCGGCATCCCGTTGACGCTGAGCCTGGACAACCTGGTCGCCGGCGCGAGCCTGGGCATCCTCGGGCTCTCGCCGTGGTTCTCGGCCCCCGTCTTCGGCCTCATCACGGCGGTGATGTCGCTGATCGGGCTCCAGCTCGGGCGGGCCGCGGCGCGCCTCGTCCGGATCCGCGCGGACCTGGTGAGCGGGGTCAGCCTGATCATCGCGGCGGCGGTGCTGCCGTTGGTGTTCGGTGGCTAG
- a CDS encoding O-acetyl-ADP-ribose deacetylase, producing the protein MTTVITLVQGDITRQRADAIVNAANSSLLGGGGVDGAIHRRGGPAILQECRALRASRYGKGLPTGQAVATTAGELDALWVIHTVGPVHSRTEDRSHLLASCYRASLGVADELGARTVAFPAISTGVYRWPMGDAARIAMETVRETGTSVEEVRFVLFDDRAYEAFAARVG; encoded by the coding sequence ATGACCACCGTCATCACGCTCGTCCAGGGCGACATCACCAGGCAGCGCGCCGACGCGATCGTCAACGCCGCCAACTCCTCCCTCCTCGGGGGCGGTGGCGTCGACGGCGCCATCCACCGCCGCGGCGGCCCCGCGATCCTCCAGGAGTGCCGCGCCCTGCGCGCCTCCCGCTACGGCAAAGGCCTGCCCACGGGCCAGGCGGTCGCCACCACGGCCGGCGAACTGGACGCCCTCTGGGTGATCCACACCGTCGGCCCCGTCCACAGCCGCACCGAGGACCGCTCGCACCTGCTGGCCTCCTGCTACCGCGCGTCCCTCGGCGTCGCCGACGAGCTGGGCGCCCGCACCGTGGCGTTCCCGGCGATCTCCACCGGCGTCTACCGCTGGCCGATGGGCGACGCGGCCCGGATCGCGATGGAGACCGTGAGGGAGACCGGCACCTCGGTCGAAGAGGTTCGGTTCGTCCTCTTCGACGACCGGGCCTACGAGGCGTTCGCCGCACGCGTCGGCTGA
- a CDS encoding NAD(P)/FAD-dependent oxidoreductase yields MLDAVVVGAGPNGLTAAVELARRGFDVAVFEARDTVGGGARTEELTLPGFRHDPCSAAHPLGINSPAFRALPLERYGLQWLHAELPMAHPFPDGTAAVLARSVAETAASFGPRDAGTYRRLVQPFLPRWDTLARDFMSLPLTALPRDPVTLARFGLVGLPPSTWLMRRFRDERARTLFAGLVAHVMAPLGGFATGAVGLIFALAAHARGWPVARGGSQAISDALAAYLKDLGGAVHTDYEVKRLDDLPPARAYVFDTSPTALARIAGLGRYYDGYRYGPGVFKIDYALDGPVPWTAREPRSAGTVQIGADSAEIGTALRAASREGRAPDRPFLITVQPSVADPTRAPAGKQVFWAYGHVPNGWTGDLTDAVERQLERFAPGFRDRVLARATAGPPEVAARNANYVGGDIASGSVSGLQLLLRPKPSLFPYSTPHPAVFICSSATPPGPGVHGMSGHNAAKAVWRRLRQT; encoded by the coding sequence ATGCTCGATGCGGTCGTGGTGGGTGCGGGGCCGAACGGACTGACCGCTGCCGTGGAGCTCGCCCGCCGCGGCTTCGACGTGGCGGTGTTCGAGGCGCGGGACACCGTGGGCGGCGGTGCCCGCACCGAGGAGCTCACCCTGCCCGGCTTCCGGCACGACCCCTGCTCCGCCGCGCACCCCCTCGGCATCAACTCGCCCGCGTTCCGCGCCCTGCCCCTGGAGCGCTACGGCCTGCAGTGGCTGCACGCCGAGCTGCCCATGGCGCACCCCTTCCCGGACGGCACCGCGGCCGTGCTGGCCCGTTCCGTCGCCGAGACGGCCGCCTCCTTCGGGCCGCGCGACGCGGGCACCTACCGCAGGCTGGTTCAGCCGTTCCTGCCCAGGTGGGACACCCTCGCCCGCGATTTCATGTCGCTGCCCCTGACCGCGCTCCCGCGCGACCCGGTCACCCTGGCCCGCTTCGGCCTGGTCGGCCTGCCCCCGTCCACGTGGCTGATGCGCCGCTTCCGGGACGAGCGGGCCAGGACCCTCTTCGCCGGTCTCGTCGCCCACGTCATGGCCCCCCTCGGCGGCTTCGCCACCGGCGCCGTCGGCCTGATCTTCGCACTCGCCGCGCACGCCCGCGGCTGGCCGGTGGCCCGCGGCGGCTCCCAGGCGATCTCCGACGCCCTCGCCGCGTACCTCAAGGACCTCGGCGGCGCCGTGCACACCGACTACGAGGTCAAGCGCCTCGACGACCTGCCGCCCGCGCGGGCGTACGTCTTCGACACCTCGCCCACCGCGCTGGCCCGTATCGCCGGCCTCGGCCGCTACTACGACGGCTACCGCTACGGCCCCGGCGTCTTCAAGATCGACTACGCCCTGGACGGCCCGGTGCCGTGGACCGCGCGGGAGCCCCGAAGCGCCGGCACCGTGCAGATCGGCGCGGACAGCGCCGAGATCGGCACCGCGCTGCGCGCCGCGTCCCGCGAGGGCCGCGCCCCCGACCGGCCCTTCCTCATCACGGTCCAGCCCAGCGTCGCCGACCCCACCCGCGCCCCCGCGGGCAAGCAGGTCTTCTGGGCGTACGGCCATGTCCCCAATGGCTGGACCGGCGACCTCACCGACGCCGTGGAACGCCAGCTGGAACGCTTCGCCCCGGGCTTCCGCGACCGCGTACTCGCCCGCGCCACCGCCGGCCCGCCCGAGGTCGCCGCCCGCAACGCCAACTACGTCGGCGGCGACATCGCCTCCGGCTCGGTCTCCGGGCTCCAGCTCCTGCTGCGCCCGAAGCCGTCGCTGTTCCCGTACAGCACCCCGCACCCGGCCGTCTTCATCTGCTCGTCGGCCACCCCGCCCGGCCCCGGCGTGCACGGCATGTCGGGGCACAACGCAGCGAAGGCCGTCTGGAGGAGGCTGCGGCAGACATGA